The following proteins are encoded in a genomic region of Quadrisphaera setariae:
- the mnmA gene encoding tRNA 2-thiouridine(34) synthase MnmA produces MRVLAALSGGVDSAVAAARAVDAGHEVVAVHLALASASPSATPGRARGCCTVEDSRDARRAADVIGVPFYVWDLSERFGRDVVDDFVAEYAAGRTPNPCVRCNQKVKFAALADRALALGFDAVATGHYARIADGPGTSTGGRELHRSHDLAKDQSYVLAVLPPQRLATALFPLGTAASKDEVRAEAAARGLALADKPDSTDICFVPDGDTRAWLGSRLPAVEPAATQPGEVVDSSGRQVGTHDGAAGYTVGQRRGLRLGVPAADGKPRYVLSVSVADRRVVVGSADELDVDVLTGDGVVWCGPAPAAGQRLGAQVRAHGAELPCTVESVGGLEGLDDEASGPTSGAVRVRLDEPVRGVAPGQLLALYDGTRVVGSATLTAAVRAEHATLGA; encoded by the coding sequence GTGAGGGTCCTCGCCGCGCTGTCGGGAGGCGTGGACTCGGCCGTGGCCGCGGCGCGCGCCGTCGACGCCGGCCACGAGGTGGTCGCCGTGCACCTGGCCCTGGCCAGCGCCTCCCCGAGCGCGACGCCGGGACGGGCGCGGGGCTGCTGCACCGTGGAGGACTCCCGCGACGCGCGACGCGCGGCCGACGTCATCGGCGTGCCCTTCTACGTGTGGGACCTGTCCGAGCGCTTCGGGCGCGACGTCGTCGACGACTTCGTGGCCGAGTACGCGGCGGGCCGCACCCCCAACCCGTGCGTGCGCTGCAACCAGAAGGTGAAGTTCGCCGCGCTCGCCGACCGGGCGCTGGCGCTGGGCTTCGACGCCGTGGCCACCGGCCACTACGCCCGGATCGCCGACGGGCCCGGCACGAGCACCGGCGGCCGCGAGCTGCACCGCAGCCACGACCTCGCCAAGGACCAGTCGTACGTGCTCGCCGTGCTCCCGCCGCAGCGCCTCGCCACCGCGCTGTTCCCGCTGGGCACCGCCGCGAGCAAGGACGAGGTCCGCGCCGAGGCCGCCGCGCGCGGCCTGGCGCTGGCGGACAAGCCCGACAGCACCGACATCTGCTTCGTGCCCGACGGCGACACCCGCGCCTGGCTGGGCTCCCGCCTGCCCGCCGTCGAGCCGGCCGCGACGCAGCCGGGTGAGGTGGTGGACAGCTCCGGCCGCCAGGTGGGGACCCACGACGGCGCCGCCGGGTACACCGTGGGGCAGCGCCGTGGCCTGCGCCTGGGCGTGCCCGCCGCCGACGGCAAGCCGCGCTACGTGCTGTCGGTGTCGGTGGCCGATCGGCGCGTGGTGGTCGGTTCCGCCGACGAGCTCGACGTCGACGTGCTCACCGGCGACGGCGTCGTGTGGTGCGGTCCGGCTCCCGCCGCGGGCCAGCGGCTGGGGGCCCAGGTGCGCGCCCACGGCGCCGAGCTGCCCTGCACCGTCGAGTCGGTCGGTGGTCTCGAGGGCCTCGACGACGAAGCGTCCGGCCCGACCAGCGGTGCGGTGCGCGTGCGGCTCGACGAGCCTGTTCGCGGCGTGGCCCCCGGGCAGCTGCTCGCCCTGTACGACGGCACCCGCGTGGTGGGCTCGGCCACCCTCACCGCGGCCGTGCGCGCCGAGCACGCGACCCTGGGGGCATGA
- the ligA gene encoding NAD-dependent DNA ligase LigA has translation MQGAVQDLPSAPPEARREWDELAERVRDARFAYYVRDAPTMADGEFDALLRRLEALEEAHPDLRVPESPTQVVGGTFSTEFTAVDHLERMLSLDNVFSGEELATWVARVQRDLSDGREDAPPVRWLCELKIDGLAVNLRYERGRLVLAATRGDGRTGEDVTHNIRTIDAVPQQLTGDPSSFPEQFEVRGEVFFPVADFEALNASLVEAGKAPFANPRNAAAGSLRQKDPRVTASRPLSMIVHGLGVRGGLEPASQSQTYELLRSWGLPTSPAFRVVESLEEVQAYIDHYGEHRHDAAAIAHEIDGVVVKVDEVSQQRRLGATSRAPRWAIAWKYPPEEVTTRLLDIRVNVGRTGRVTPFAHMEPVKVSGSTVQLATLHNGSEVVRKGVLIGDTVVVRKAGDVIPEVVGPVVDLRDGSERAFEMPTHCPECGTELRFEKEGDADLRCPNARTCPAQLRERVFHLAGRGAFDIEALGYEAATALTEKDDDGHQVLPDESGLFALTAEDLLALPLFTRAPKKGEGDVRVLNANGTRLLANLDAAKDRPLWRVLVGLSIRHVGPTAARALAQRFGSMEALRAASQDELAAADGVGPTIAEAVVEWFAVDWHAAVVDAWAAAGVSMEDAPVAGVEKTLEGLTIVVTGSLSRFSRDEAKEAVLSRGGKASSAVSKKTSFVVVGDSPGSKADKAEQLGVPVLDEEGFEALLADGPPPPAEEPAEEDDEASTGEAADAGA, from the coding sequence GTGCAGGGGGCCGTGCAGGACCTGCCCAGCGCCCCGCCGGAGGCGCGCCGCGAGTGGGACGAGCTGGCCGAGCGGGTGCGCGACGCCCGCTTCGCCTACTACGTCCGCGACGCCCCGACCATGGCCGACGGTGAGTTCGACGCGCTGCTGCGCCGGCTGGAAGCCCTCGAGGAGGCCCACCCCGACCTCCGGGTGCCCGAGTCGCCCACGCAGGTGGTCGGCGGGACCTTCAGCACCGAGTTCACCGCGGTCGACCACCTCGAGCGCATGCTCAGCCTCGACAACGTCTTCAGCGGCGAGGAGCTCGCCACCTGGGTGGCGCGCGTCCAGCGGGACCTGTCCGACGGCCGCGAGGACGCCCCGCCCGTGCGCTGGCTGTGCGAGCTGAAGATCGACGGCCTCGCCGTGAACCTCCGCTACGAGCGGGGCCGGCTCGTGCTGGCCGCCACCCGCGGTGACGGGCGCACGGGCGAGGACGTCACGCACAACATCCGCACCATCGACGCGGTGCCGCAGCAGCTCACCGGCGACCCCTCGAGCTTCCCGGAGCAGTTCGAGGTGCGCGGCGAGGTGTTCTTCCCCGTGGCCGACTTCGAGGCGCTCAACGCCTCGCTCGTCGAGGCCGGCAAGGCGCCCTTCGCCAACCCGCGCAACGCCGCCGCCGGGTCGCTGCGCCAGAAGGACCCCCGCGTCACCGCCTCCCGGCCGCTGTCGATGATCGTCCACGGCCTGGGCGTGCGCGGCGGCCTGGAGCCGGCCAGCCAGTCGCAGACCTACGAGCTGCTGCGCTCCTGGGGACTGCCCACCTCCCCGGCCTTCCGGGTGGTGGAGTCGCTGGAGGAGGTCCAGGCCTACATCGACCACTACGGCGAGCACCGCCACGACGCCGCCGCGATCGCGCACGAGATCGACGGCGTGGTGGTCAAGGTCGACGAGGTCTCCCAGCAGCGACGCCTGGGCGCCACCTCGCGCGCGCCGCGGTGGGCGATCGCGTGGAAGTACCCGCCCGAGGAGGTCACCACCAGGCTCCTCGACATCCGCGTCAACGTCGGCCGCACCGGCCGGGTCACCCCCTTCGCGCACATGGAGCCTGTCAAGGTCTCCGGCTCCACGGTGCAGCTGGCCACGCTCCACAACGGCAGCGAGGTGGTGCGCAAGGGCGTGCTCATCGGCGACACCGTGGTGGTGCGCAAGGCCGGCGACGTCATCCCCGAGGTGGTCGGCCCCGTCGTCGACCTGCGGGACGGCTCCGAGCGCGCCTTCGAGATGCCCACCCACTGCCCCGAGTGCGGCACCGAGCTGCGCTTCGAGAAGGAGGGCGACGCCGACCTGCGCTGCCCCAACGCCCGCACCTGCCCCGCGCAGCTGCGCGAGCGGGTCTTCCACCTGGCCGGGCGCGGCGCCTTCGACATCGAGGCCCTGGGGTACGAGGCGGCCACGGCGCTCACGGAGAAGGACGACGACGGCCACCAGGTGCTCCCCGACGAGTCAGGCCTGTTCGCCCTCACCGCCGAGGACCTCCTGGCCCTGCCGCTGTTCACCCGCGCGCCCAAGAAGGGCGAGGGGGACGTGCGCGTGCTCAACGCCAACGGAACCCGGCTGCTCGCCAACCTCGACGCCGCGAAGGACCGGCCGCTGTGGCGCGTGCTCGTGGGCCTGTCGATCCGTCACGTCGGGCCGACGGCCGCGCGGGCCCTCGCGCAGCGGTTCGGGTCGATGGAGGCCCTGCGCGCCGCCTCCCAGGACGAGCTCGCCGCAGCCGACGGCGTCGGCCCCACCATCGCCGAGGCGGTGGTGGAGTGGTTCGCCGTGGACTGGCACGCGGCCGTCGTCGACGCCTGGGCCGCCGCCGGGGTGTCGATGGAGGACGCCCCGGTCGCCGGCGTCGAGAAGACGCTCGAGGGCCTGACGATCGTCGTCACCGGGTCGCTGTCGAGGTTCAGCCGCGACGAGGCCAAGGAGGCGGTCCTGTCCCGCGGGGGCAAGGCGTCGTCGGCGGTCTCGAAGAAGACGTCGTTCGTGGTGGTGGGCGACAGCCCCGGGAGCAAGGCCGACAAGGCCGAGCAGCTGGGCGTGCCGGTGCTCGACGAGGAGGGGTTCGAGGCCCTCCTCGCCGACGGGCCGCCGCCTCCGGCGGAGGAGCCCGCCGAGGAGGACGACGAGGCCTCCACCGGGGAAGCCGCGGACGCCGGTGCCTGA
- the gatC gene encoding Asp-tRNA(Asn)/Glu-tRNA(Gln) amidotransferase subunit GatC has protein sequence MPALPREEVAHLARLARIDMPDAELDHLAEQLTAIVDAVASVTGAVAAAERATGEPVPATSHPVPLVNVTRPDVVSGVLTAADALAAAPEAEDDKFRVPRILGEEA, from the coding sequence ATGCCCGCCCTGCCCCGCGAGGAGGTCGCGCACCTCGCGCGGCTGGCCCGCATCGACATGCCCGACGCCGAGCTCGACCACCTCGCCGAACAGCTGACCGCGATCGTCGACGCGGTGGCCTCGGTCACCGGTGCCGTCGCGGCCGCTGAGCGCGCCACCGGTGAGCCGGTGCCCGCCACCAGCCACCCGGTGCCGCTGGTCAACGTGACCCGGCCCGACGTCGTCAGCGGCGTCCTCACCGCCGCCGACGCGCTCGCCGCGGCCCCCGAGGCCGAGGACGACAAGTTCCGCGTGCCGCGCATCCTGGGGGAGGAGGCATGA
- the gatA gene encoding Asp-tRNA(Asn)/Glu-tRNA(Gln) amidotransferase subunit GatA, translated as MSDLTRLDASAMAQALAAREVSSVELTQAHLDRISEVDGPVESGVHAFLHVDAEGALARAAELDAARARGDELHALAGVPVAVKDVMVTRGMPSTAGSRMLEGWVPPYDATVVEKMRAAGLVTLGKTNMDEFAMGSSTEHSAFGPTRNPWAADRIPGGSGGGSAAALAAFEAPLATGTDTGGSIRQPAAVTGTVGVKPTYGGVSRYGLIALASSLDQGGPCARTVLDTALLHEVMGGHDPRDSTSLTDPVPAVVAAAREGARGDLTGVRVGVVAELGGTGHAEGFQPGVLQRFAEALDQLRDAGAEVVEVSCPNLEHALGAYYLILPSEASSNLARYDGMRYGLRVVPDGADVTAEQVMAATRARGFGAEAKRRIILGTYALSSGYYDAYYGSAQKIRTLVQRDFAAAFAEVDVLVSPTAPTTAFRLGEKLDDPLAMYRGDVATIPANLAGIPGMSLPVGLAPEDGLPVGLQLLAPVREDARLYRVGGALEARLHAAWEGSLLDRIPAWTPAPTPGTPAATTAGASA; from the coding sequence ATGAGCGACCTCACCCGCCTGGACGCCTCCGCGATGGCGCAGGCGCTCGCCGCCCGCGAGGTGAGCTCCGTCGAGCTCACGCAGGCCCACCTCGACCGGATCTCCGAGGTCGACGGGCCCGTCGAGTCCGGCGTCCACGCCTTCCTCCACGTCGACGCCGAGGGCGCTCTCGCACGCGCCGCGGAGCTGGACGCCGCCCGCGCGCGCGGTGACGAGCTGCACGCCCTCGCCGGCGTGCCGGTCGCCGTCAAGGACGTCATGGTCACCCGCGGCATGCCGAGCACCGCGGGCTCCCGCATGCTCGAGGGCTGGGTCCCGCCCTACGACGCGACCGTCGTCGAGAAGATGCGCGCCGCGGGGCTGGTGACCCTCGGCAAGACCAACATGGACGAGTTCGCCATGGGGTCGAGCACGGAGCACTCCGCCTTCGGGCCCACCCGCAACCCGTGGGCCGCGGACCGCATCCCCGGCGGCTCCGGCGGTGGCTCGGCTGCCGCTCTGGCGGCCTTCGAGGCGCCCCTGGCCACCGGCACCGACACCGGCGGCTCCATCCGCCAGCCGGCGGCCGTGACGGGCACCGTCGGCGTCAAGCCCACGTACGGCGGCGTCTCGCGCTACGGCCTCATCGCCCTGGCCAGCAGCCTCGACCAGGGCGGCCCGTGCGCCCGCACCGTGCTCGACACGGCGCTGCTGCACGAGGTGATGGGCGGGCACGACCCGCGCGACTCCACCTCCCTGACCGACCCCGTGCCCGCCGTGGTGGCCGCCGCCCGCGAAGGAGCCCGGGGCGACCTGACCGGCGTGCGCGTCGGCGTGGTGGCCGAGCTGGGCGGCACCGGGCACGCCGAGGGCTTCCAGCCCGGGGTGCTGCAGCGGTTCGCCGAGGCGCTCGACCAGCTGCGGGACGCCGGCGCCGAGGTGGTGGAGGTCAGCTGCCCCAACCTCGAGCACGCGCTCGGCGCGTACTACCTCATCCTCCCCAGCGAGGCGAGCAGCAACCTCGCCCGCTACGACGGCATGCGGTACGGCCTGCGGGTGGTGCCGGACGGCGCGGACGTCACGGCGGAGCAGGTCATGGCCGCCACGCGCGCCAGGGGGTTCGGCGCCGAGGCCAAGCGCCGCATCATCCTGGGCACGTACGCGCTGTCCAGCGGCTACTACGACGCCTACTACGGCAGCGCGCAGAAGATCCGCACGCTGGTCCAGCGCGACTTCGCCGCCGCTTTCGCCGAGGTGGACGTGCTGGTCAGCCCGACCGCTCCCACCACGGCGTTCCGGCTGGGGGAGAAGCTCGACGACCCGCTGGCGATGTACCGCGGCGACGTCGCGACCATCCCCGCCAACCTCGCGGGCATCCCCGGCATGAGCCTGCCGGTGGGCCTGGCGCCCGAGGACGGTCTGCCGGTCGGCCTGCAGCTGCTCGCGCCCGTCCGCGAGGACGCGCGCCTCTACCGCGTGGGCGGCGCCCTCGAGGCGCGCCTGCACGCCGCGTGGGAGGGGTCGCTGCTCGACCGCATCCCCGCCTGGACGCCCGCCCCGACACCCGGGACCCCCGCCGCGACCACCGCCGGAGCCTCCGCATGA
- the gatB gene encoding Asp-tRNA(Asn)/Glu-tRNA(Gln) amidotransferase subunit GatB, producing MSTSSDLIAYDDAVARFDPVVGLEVHVELNTATKMFSGAPTEFGAEPNTQVDPTSLGLPGSMPVLNAKAVESAVRIGLALNCSIAAECRFARKNYFYPDMPKNFQTSQYDEPIAFDGWLDVEVPASEDGSLPAFTHRVEVERAHMEEDTGKSSHVGGATGRIHGAEYSLVDYNRAGIPLIEIVTRPITGAGDRVGEVARAYVATLRDLLRGLDVSDVKMEQGSMRCDVNLSLRDAPDAELGTRTETKNVNSLRSVERAVRYEVSRQAAVLLSGGSVVQETRHWHEDTGLTTSGRVKSDAEDYRYFPEPDLVPVAPDPAWVEELRAALPEPPAARRRRLQGEWGLTDLDMRDLLNAGALDLVEATVAHGAPAAAARKWWTGELSRAANTRGTSLEDLPVTPAQVAQLQALVDGGGLNDKLARQVLEHVLDGEGDPQQVVDARGLAVVSDDGALLAAVDEALAANPDVAGKIRDGKVQAAGAIVGAVMKATRGSADAARVRELVLERVAADA from the coding sequence ATGAGCACCAGCTCAGACCTCATCGCCTACGACGACGCCGTCGCGCGCTTCGACCCCGTGGTGGGCCTCGAGGTGCACGTCGAGCTGAACACCGCCACGAAGATGTTCAGCGGCGCGCCCACCGAGTTCGGCGCGGAGCCGAACACCCAGGTCGACCCCACCTCGCTGGGCCTTCCCGGCTCGATGCCGGTGCTCAACGCCAAGGCCGTGGAGTCCGCCGTCCGGATCGGGCTGGCGCTGAACTGCTCCATCGCGGCGGAGTGCCGGTTCGCGCGGAAGAACTACTTCTACCCGGACATGCCCAAGAACTTCCAGACCAGCCAGTACGACGAGCCGATCGCGTTCGACGGCTGGCTGGACGTGGAGGTCCCCGCCTCCGAGGACGGCTCGCTGCCGGCGTTCACGCACCGGGTGGAGGTCGAGCGGGCGCACATGGAGGAGGACACGGGCAAGTCCTCGCACGTCGGCGGCGCCACCGGGCGCATCCACGGCGCCGAGTACTCGCTGGTGGACTACAACCGCGCGGGCATCCCGCTCATCGAGATCGTCACGCGCCCCATCACGGGCGCCGGTGACCGCGTCGGGGAGGTGGCGCGCGCCTACGTGGCCACCCTGCGCGACCTGCTCCGGGGCCTGGACGTCTCGGACGTGAAGATGGAGCAGGGCTCGATGCGCTGCGACGTCAACCTCTCCCTGCGCGACGCCCCGGACGCCGAGCTCGGCACCCGCACCGAGACCAAGAACGTCAACTCCCTGCGCTCGGTGGAGCGCGCGGTGCGCTACGAGGTGTCGCGCCAGGCCGCGGTGCTGCTGTCCGGCGGCTCGGTGGTGCAGGAGACCCGTCACTGGCACGAGGACACCGGCCTGACCACGTCGGGCCGCGTGAAGTCCGACGCCGAGGACTACCGCTACTTCCCCGAGCCCGACCTGGTGCCGGTCGCCCCGGACCCGGCCTGGGTGGAGGAGCTGCGCGCGGCGCTGCCGGAGCCCCCGGCCGCCCGTCGCCGCCGCCTCCAGGGGGAGTGGGGGCTGACCGACCTCGACATGCGCGACCTGCTCAACGCCGGCGCGCTCGACCTCGTCGAGGCCACCGTCGCCCACGGCGCGCCCGCCGCGGCCGCCCGCAAGTGGTGGACCGGTGAGCTCAGCCGCGCGGCGAACACCCGCGGGACCTCCCTGGAGGACCTCCCGGTCACCCCGGCGCAGGTGGCCCAGCTCCAGGCGCTGGTGGACGGCGGCGGGCTCAACGACAAGCTGGCCCGGCAGGTGCTCGAGCACGTGCTGGACGGCGAGGGCGACCCGCAGCAGGTGGTGGACGCCCGCGGCCTCGCGGTGGTCTCGGACGACGGCGCGCTGCTCGCCGCCGTCGACGAGGCGCTCGCCGCCAACCCCGACGTCGCGGGCAAGATCCGCGACGGCAAGGTGCAGGCGGCGGGTGCCATCGTCGGCGCCGTCATGAAGGCCACGCGCGGGTCGGCGGACGCCGCCCGCGTGCGCGAGCTCGTCCTGGAGCGGGTCGCCGCAGACGCCTGA
- a CDS encoding methionine synthase, with protein sequence MRATATGAWPGEHPLEAARAVLGELGGDHLPFAPELPARGPGADPTGRTAALLVDMPVDLQPVGWRLVDHPGRDAQRAASLRTADLDALAEAADGYTGPLKLQVVGPWSLAASVWLPRGERAVVDDGAARDLLGSLVEGLLRHTADVQRLVPGAQLLVQVDEPSLTAVLEGRVPTASGWGRLRAVDAQRARDALRDLTGALRAAGVRTALRCTAPAGRAGGTAPAGPSKDGASSSSSTSPWPLLRTSGADALVVAGPPSRPLSSAVWEELAEALEAGHELHLGVLDVPALAGGAPLPEVSALLAAVRGPWDRLGLSASQLDQVVVTTSTGLAALSPAAATAALGRLAAAADALREVHAEG encoded by the coding sequence ATGAGAGCCACCGCCACCGGGGCCTGGCCGGGGGAGCACCCCCTGGAGGCCGCCCGCGCCGTCCTCGGCGAGCTGGGCGGGGACCACCTGCCCTTCGCCCCTGAGCTGCCGGCCCGCGGCCCGGGCGCCGACCCGACCGGGCGCACCGCGGCTCTGCTCGTGGACATGCCCGTGGACCTCCAGCCCGTCGGCTGGCGCCTGGTCGACCACCCGGGCCGCGACGCCCAGCGCGCCGCGTCGCTGCGCACCGCTGACCTGGACGCGCTCGCCGAGGCCGCCGACGGCTACACCGGGCCCCTGAAGCTGCAGGTGGTGGGGCCGTGGAGCCTGGCGGCCTCCGTCTGGCTGCCGCGCGGGGAGCGGGCCGTGGTGGACGATGGCGCCGCCCGCGACCTGCTGGGCTCCCTCGTGGAGGGGCTGCTGCGCCACACGGCCGACGTGCAGCGCCTCGTGCCGGGCGCCCAGCTGCTGGTGCAGGTCGACGAGCCGTCGCTGACCGCCGTCCTCGAGGGCCGCGTGCCCACGGCCAGCGGCTGGGGCCGGCTGCGCGCCGTCGACGCGCAGCGCGCCCGCGACGCCCTGCGCGACCTCACCGGTGCCCTGCGCGCCGCGGGCGTGAGGACTGCGCTGCGCTGCACGGCGCCCGCAGGGCGCGCAGGTGGCACGGCGCCCGCGGGGCCCTCGAAGGACGGCGCGTCGTCGTCCTCCTCGACCTCGCCGTGGCCGCTGCTGCGCACCTCCGGGGCGGACGCGCTCGTGGTGGCCGGGCCGCCGTCCCGGCCGCTGAGCAGCGCCGTGTGGGAGGAGCTCGCCGAGGCGCTGGAGGCCGGCCACGAGCTGCACCTCGGCGTGCTCGACGTGCCCGCCCTCGCGGGCGGGGCGCCGCTGCCGGAGGTCTCCGCGCTGCTGGCCGCCGTGCGCGGTCCCTGGGACCGGCTCGGCCTGTCCGCCTCCCAGCTGGACCAGGTGGTGGTGACCACGTCGACCGGGCTCGCCGCGCTCTCGCCCGCCGCCGCCACCGCTGCGCTCGGACGCCTCGCGGCGGCGGCCGACGCGCTGCGAGAGGTGCACGCCGAGGGCTGA
- a CDS encoding pentapeptide repeat-containing protein codes for MPERVVRSREHLRADCTRCAALCCVLPAFSASADFAVDKPAGTPCPNLRADARCGIHDRLVPSGFPGCVAFDCFGAGQRAVQVVFGQRPGGPPAPAELLSEAPDLPGVLAALRGLHEVLWHLEEAESLLRPGVLRDQVADLRVRVEGLAGAGRSELSAVDVGEQRRAAGPVLEHASRALRAEVPGRTARHRGADLSGLRWRGARLRGADLRGALLLGADLRGADLRRADLLGADLRGADVRGADLTGALFLTRTQLDAARGDATTRLGGHLTAHWAHRVPRGDAAGHKG; via the coding sequence GTGCCTGAGCGGGTCGTCCGCTCGCGCGAGCACCTCCGGGCCGACTGCACGCGCTGCGCGGCGCTGTGCTGCGTGCTGCCCGCCTTCAGCGCTTCGGCCGACTTCGCCGTCGACAAGCCCGCCGGGACGCCGTGCCCGAACCTGCGCGCCGACGCGCGGTGCGGCATCCACGACCGGCTCGTGCCCAGCGGGTTCCCCGGGTGCGTGGCCTTCGACTGCTTCGGCGCCGGCCAGCGCGCCGTGCAGGTGGTGTTCGGGCAGCGACCCGGAGGACCGCCGGCACCGGCTGAGCTGCTGTCCGAGGCCCCGGACCTGCCGGGCGTGCTGGCGGCGCTGCGCGGCCTCCACGAGGTGCTGTGGCACCTCGAGGAGGCGGAGTCGCTCCTGCGGCCCGGTGTGCTGCGCGACCAGGTGGCGGACCTGCGGGTCCGCGTGGAGGGCCTGGCCGGGGCCGGTCGCAGCGAGCTGTCCGCGGTGGACGTCGGCGAGCAGCGCCGCGCTGCCGGGCCTGTTCTGGAGCACGCCAGTCGCGCGCTGCGCGCCGAGGTGCCCGGCCGCACCGCCAGGCACCGCGGCGCGGACCTGTCGGGTCTGCGATGGCGCGGTGCGCGGCTGCGCGGCGCCGACCTGCGGGGAGCCCTCCTGCTGGGCGCCGACCTGCGCGGTGCGGACCTGCGGCGCGCTGACCTGCTCGGAGCGGACCTGCGCGGCGCCGACGTCCGCGGCGCGGACCTCACCGGGGCCCTGTTCCTCACCCGGACCCAGCTCGACGCCGCCCGGGGCGACGCCACGACGCGCCTGGGCGGCCACCTCACCGCGCACTGGGCCCACCGGGTGCCCCGAGGTGACGCTGCAGGTCACAAGGGGTAG
- a CDS encoding CPBP family glutamic-type intramembrane protease, producing MPPARSSGDRLTGDLARAAASWVSLVLALGLSGVALAAARDAGASGDAARAVPAAVVLSVTAPLVLLAHGRSRWQSVLALRRPVLALAGAAVGLGAAGLVLLADHLAGGAAGFAVTGVDPWRLVQWLVVALLLAAAMEAVPQELALRGGVFGGLRGHLPGWLAGLVTTGAAVAAPACSVWATAQLGEWMDVAVPPATFAPAGQDPVSHAVLLAALGTVLLLVRSVVGSVWACVGFHLAFGAVSGLLLGDPATTGLPVQTGEGAELLVVAHLAVTAAVLGAVLLRRRGGRR from the coding sequence GTGCCACCCGCTCGCTCCTCGGGAGACCGGCTGACGGGCGACCTCGCCCGCGCCGCCGCCTCCTGGGTCTCCCTCGTCCTCGCCCTCGGGCTGTCAGGGGTCGCCCTCGCCGCCGCCCGCGACGCCGGGGCCTCCGGCGACGCCGCCCGCGCGGTGCCGGCCGCCGTCGTCCTCTCGGTGACCGCGCCGCTGGTGCTCCTCGCCCACGGCCGCTCCCGCTGGCAGTCCGTGCTGGCTCTGCGGCGGCCGGTGCTGGCGCTGGCCGGGGCGGCTGTCGGGCTGGGCGCGGCGGGGCTGGTGCTCCTCGCCGACCACCTGGCCGGCGGTGCCGCGGGCTTCGCGGTGACCGGCGTGGACCCGTGGCGGCTGGTGCAGTGGCTCGTGGTGGCGCTGCTGCTGGCCGCGGCGATGGAGGCGGTGCCCCAGGAGCTGGCGCTGCGGGGCGGGGTCTTCGGCGGCCTGCGCGGGCACCTGCCCGGGTGGCTGGCGGGCCTGGTGACGACGGGGGCGGCCGTGGCGGCTCCGGCGTGCTCGGTCTGGGCCACCGCGCAGCTGGGGGAGTGGATGGACGTGGCCGTGCCGCCCGCGACCTTCGCCCCCGCCGGTCAGGACCCGGTCTCCCACGCCGTCCTGCTGGCGGCGCTCGGCACGGTGCTGCTGCTGGTGCGGTCGGTGGTGGGGTCGGTGTGGGCCTGCGTCGGCTTCCACCTGGCCTTCGGCGCGGTCAGCGGGCTGCTGCTCGGCGACCCGGCCACCACCGGGCTGCCGGTGCAGACGGGTGAGGGCGCCGAGCTGCTCGTCGTGGCCCACCTCGCCGTGACCGCTGCGGTGCTCGGGGCGGTGCTGCTGCGCCGCCGGGGTGGCCGTCGGTAG